One window from the genome of Thalassospira xiamenensis M-5 = DSM 17429 encodes:
- a CDS encoding acyl carrier protein, with the protein MHSRQDVYQQLHDYLVELFEVPSEDITPDARLFEDLDLDSIDAVDLIVKFQEITGKKIPAMEFRSVRTVDDVVEKIHVLVSS; encoded by the coding sequence ATGCACAGTCGCCAGGACGTTTATCAGCAGCTTCACGATTACCTTGTCGAACTTTTCGAAGTCCCGTCCGAGGATATCACCCCTGACGCCCGCCTGTTCGAAGACCTTGACCTCGACAGCATTGATGCCGTCGACCTGATCGTCAAATTCCAGGAAATCACCGGCAAGAAAATCCCGGCCATGGAATTCCGGTCTGTCCGCACCGTCGATGACGTCGTCGAGAAGATCCATGTCCTGGTCAGTTCCTAA
- a CDS encoding thioesterase II family protein gives MTQNVWVGQNITAGARMRLFCFPFAGGGALAYRPWLTQFPDDIDVVPVNLPGREQRFGDPVIDDLSAMVAAVADGLKPVMDRPFAFFGYSMGALISHHLACHLQQAGMAVPVHLFVAARRGSNMAGHRAPLHHLSSDEFWQGIANYGGTPTEILENAEYRALFEPGLRADFRLSETAVSTGLPRLSCPITAFGGADDPNPVPDELDDWAAATTGDFAKYVLPGGHFFLRDGGDEIVRVVRDALTVV, from the coding sequence ATGACGCAAAATGTCTGGGTCGGTCAGAATATCACGGCGGGGGCGCGGATGCGGCTGTTCTGTTTCCCGTTTGCCGGGGGCGGGGCGTTGGCCTATCGGCCGTGGCTGACACAATTCCCCGATGACATTGATGTGGTGCCGGTCAATCTGCCGGGGCGTGAGCAGCGGTTTGGCGATCCGGTGATTGATGATCTTTCGGCGATGGTTGCGGCGGTGGCCGATGGGTTAAAGCCGGTTATGGATCGGCCATTTGCGTTTTTCGGTTATTCGATGGGGGCGCTGATTTCCCATCATCTGGCGTGCCATCTGCAACAGGCGGGGATGGCAGTGCCGGTTCATCTGTTTGTTGCGGCACGGCGCGGGTCGAATATGGCGGGGCATCGTGCACCGTTGCATCATCTGTCATCAGATGAGTTCTGGCAGGGGATTGCCAATTATGGCGGGACGCCCACCGAAATTCTGGAAAATGCGGAATATCGCGCCCTGTTCGAGCCGGGGCTTCGGGCGGATTTCAGATTGTCGGAAACCGCGGTTTCGACCGGATTGCCCAGACTGTCCTGCCCGATTACCGCCTTTGGCGGGGCGGATGATCCGAACCCGGTGCCGGATGAACTGGATGACTGGGCGGCGGCGACCACGGGTGATTTTGCCAAGTATGTTTTGCCCGGCGGGCATTTTTTCCTGCGCGATGGCGGGGATGAGATCGTTCGCGTGGTCAGGGATGCGCTGACGGTAGTGTGA
- a CDS encoding cyclic peptide export ABC transporter, translating to MLLVDLLRSRTRIDLRHAVGLLSLASIATTMVLIIVNLAAEQAEDGVASMRYLGMMALSLIGYIWAQKKSSDMIAAEVEHILHQLRLSLFDRVRKAAPDTLAKVGQGAVQTALTQEMQTVSAALPLMLNGVQQVVLIICVAAYLAWLSTFAFVMISVLAVVVSTIHLQRMRKINAATRDAIDDENLLFGGLTDLLHGFKEVKMNSRRRDALLGALNDRSIRARDTKSVVKAQWSREFALIQLAFYGMMAAMVFIVPIFTSDYHDVAVQTTTAALFMIGPIGAVVASVPSFTDSDVALRKINDIDHQLEDALDAQHANEAANGTSSPETLDKLRGALGNIAEISLRDVRFAYPGTTDSPGFAVGPINATFKKGEITFITGGNGAGKSTIIAVLTGLRPAAGGSIMVNDCPLPSDALQLYRDHFATVLSDYHLFRELYGIDEIDPKRVETLLKQMEIDDKVEIDDNAFSTTSLSQGQRKRLALIAALLEEKPVLVLDEWAADQDPHFRLVFYEKILPSLRKQGKIIICVTHDDRWFDAADTIYHVRDGEFVDGRKTITA from the coding sequence ATGCTGCTTGTTGATCTTCTGCGATCCCGAACCCGCATCGATCTGCGCCATGCCGTGGGCCTGCTGTCACTGGCATCGATTGCCACCACCATGGTGCTGATCATCGTCAATCTGGCCGCCGAACAGGCCGAAGACGGTGTGGCCAGCATGCGCTATCTCGGCATGATGGCGCTGTCGCTGATCGGCTATATCTGGGCCCAGAAAAAATCCAGCGACATGATCGCCGCCGAGGTGGAACACATCCTCCATCAACTCCGCCTCAGCCTGTTTGATCGCGTGCGAAAAGCCGCCCCCGATACGCTGGCCAAGGTCGGACAGGGTGCGGTTCAAACCGCCCTCACCCAGGAAATGCAAACCGTATCGGCCGCCCTGCCCCTGATGCTGAATGGTGTGCAGCAGGTGGTCCTGATCATCTGTGTCGCGGCCTATCTCGCATGGCTGTCGACCTTCGCCTTCGTGATGATTTCCGTTCTGGCCGTTGTGGTTTCAACCATCCATCTGCAACGCATGCGCAAAATCAACGCCGCCACCCGTGACGCGATTGACGATGAAAACCTGCTTTTTGGCGGCCTGACCGATCTGTTGCATGGCTTCAAGGAAGTCAAAATGAACAGTCGGCGTCGCGACGCGCTGCTCGGCGCACTCAATGACCGCTCCATCCGGGCACGCGACACCAAATCCGTGGTCAAGGCCCAATGGTCGCGCGAATTCGCCCTGATCCAGCTGGCCTTCTACGGGATGATGGCGGCAATGGTATTCATCGTTCCGATCTTCACATCGGATTATCATGACGTTGCCGTGCAAACCACGACCGCGGCCCTGTTCATGATCGGCCCGATCGGGGCTGTGGTTGCCTCTGTCCCCAGCTTCACCGATTCCGATGTGGCGCTCCGCAAGATCAACGATATCGATCACCAGCTCGAAGACGCCCTTGACGCCCAACATGCGAACGAGGCCGCGAACGGCACGTCATCGCCCGAAACCCTTGATAAATTGCGCGGTGCACTTGGCAATATCGCCGAAATCAGCCTGCGCGACGTTCGTTTCGCCTATCCCGGAACGACGGATAGCCCCGGCTTTGCCGTCGGTCCGATCAATGCCACCTTCAAAAAGGGTGAAATCACCTTTATCACCGGCGGCAATGGCGCAGGCAAATCGACGATCATCGCCGTCCTGACCGGCCTTCGCCCGGCGGCAGGTGGTTCGATCATGGTCAATGATTGCCCGCTCCCTTCCGACGCCTTGCAGCTTTATCGCGATCATTTCGCGACTGTCCTCTCGGACTATCATCTGTTTCGCGAACTTTACGGCATTGATGAGATCGACCCGAAACGGGTTGAAACGCTGCTCAAACAGATGGAAATCGATGACAAGGTCGAAATTGATGACAACGCCTTTTCAACGACATCGCTGTCACAGGGGCAACGCAAACGCCTTGCCCTGATCGCGGCCCTGCTCGAAGAAAAGCCGGTTCTTGTCCTTGATGAATGGGCCGCCGATCAGGACCCGCATTTCCGCTTGGTCTTCTATGAAAAAATCCTGCCATCCTTACGCAAACAGGGCAAGATCATCATCTGTGTCACCCATGATGACCGCTGGTTTGACGCGGCCGATACGATCTATCACGTCCGCGACGGCGAATTTGTCGACGGGCGCAAAACCATTACCGCCTGA
- a CDS encoding cyclic peptide export ABC transporter produces MKLLELLSWGDNRLMARLAFAGALSGAGSAVLLGLVNTAAEGIADNGVDQVDWLLAGGFIALAVVYFLAEVFLLANISTQIEQGIDKVRRKLLGQIAHADFSRLETFGQARLFDSITQSTQVISQNSHMIGMSFRSLLLVVAVMIYVFWLSTLAFFLIVMVIGAGIIIYLQMGKQLGMWFGKLHLAETSLFGKVADLFSGIREVRMWSSRSSTLFNAFSENSLTKEQITAETHSLMFRQMIMGMTAFYVLLAVIVFIVPVYTDNFGSTVSKVSTAVLFMIGPISTVVQAMAVLGAAEQAAARMVTLSQDLDEIAEPIDENGTKLPDTFSNIAFDDVCFTYPNRDPRHGFVLGPISLSVKKGELIFITGGNGAGKSTLIKLLTALYRPVSGAIRFDDIQLGAQNIASFRDKIATVFSDFHLFSELHGSAEIAPEEADYWLNLFELSHVTGIRDGKFVSIALSAGQRKRLGLITAILEHRPILVLDEWAADQDPYFRKKFYYEILPQIKARGITIIAVTHDDHYFDAADRRLHLEAGTLHELDRNDPRGRI; encoded by the coding sequence ATGAAATTGCTCGAACTGTTGTCTTGGGGGGATAACAGACTGATGGCCCGGCTTGCCTTTGCCGGTGCGCTATCGGGTGCGGGCAGTGCGGTCCTGCTGGGTCTGGTCAATACCGCCGCCGAAGGCATTGCCGATAACGGTGTCGATCAGGTCGACTGGCTTCTGGCCGGCGGCTTCATCGCCCTTGCCGTGGTCTATTTCCTGGCCGAGGTTTTCCTTCTTGCCAACATCTCGACCCAGATCGAACAGGGCATCGACAAGGTCCGGCGAAAACTGCTGGGTCAGATCGCCCATGCCGACTTTTCCCGGCTAGAAACCTTTGGTCAGGCCCGCCTGTTTGACAGCATCACCCAAAGCACTCAGGTCATTTCGCAAAACTCGCACATGATCGGCATGTCGTTCCGATCCCTTCTGCTGGTCGTTGCGGTGATGATCTATGTCTTCTGGCTGTCCACGCTGGCCTTTTTCCTGATCGTGATGGTGATCGGGGCCGGAATTATCATTTACCTGCAGATGGGCAAACAGCTCGGCATGTGGTTTGGCAAACTCCATCTCGCCGAAACCAGCCTGTTTGGCAAGGTCGCCGATCTGTTTTCGGGTATCCGCGAAGTTCGCATGTGGTCATCGCGCAGCAGCACCCTTTTCAATGCCTTTTCGGAAAACTCGCTGACAAAGGAACAGATAACGGCAGAAACCCACAGCCTGATGTTCCGTCAGATGATCATGGGCATGACCGCCTTTTATGTCCTGCTTGCGGTGATCGTCTTTATCGTGCCGGTCTATACCGATAATTTCGGCTCCACGGTTTCCAAGGTCAGCACCGCCGTCCTGTTCATGATCGGCCCGATCAGCACCGTGGTGCAGGCAATGGCGGTTCTGGGGGCGGCCGAACAGGCCGCCGCGCGCATGGTAACCCTGTCACAGGATCTGGACGAAATTGCCGAACCGATTGACGAAAACGGCACAAAGCTGCCCGATACATTTTCAAACATCGCGTTTGATGATGTTTGCTTTACCTATCCCAACCGCGACCCGCGCCACGGCTTTGTTCTTGGCCCGATCAGCCTTTCGGTAAAAAAGGGCGAACTGATTTTCATCACCGGCGGCAACGGGGCGGGCAAATCCACCCTGATCAAGCTTCTGACAGCCCTTTATCGCCCGGTATCGGGTGCCATCCGGTTTGACGATATCCAGCTTGGCGCGCAAAATATCGCGTCCTTCCGCGATAAAATCGCCACCGTGTTTTCCGATTTCCACCTGTTTTCCGAACTGCACGGATCGGCCGAAATTGCCCCCGAAGAAGCAGATTACTGGCTCAACCTGTTTGAACTGTCCCATGTGACGGGTATTCGCGACGGCAAATTTGTTTCCATCGCCCTGTCTGCCGGGCAACGCAAACGTCTTGGCCTGATCACCGCCATTCTCGAACATCGCCCGATCCTTGTTCTTGATGAATGGGCCGCTGATCAGGACCCCTATTTCCGTAAAAAATTCTATTACGAAATCCTGCCACAGATCAAAGCACGCGGCATAACCATCATCGCGGTCACCCATGACGATCATTATTTCGATGCTGCCGACCGCCGCCTGCATCTCGAAGCCGGCACCCTGCACGAACTTGACCGCAACGACCCGCGTGGAAGGATCTGA
- a CDS encoding lysophospholipid acyltransferase family protein → MADKHGRPIRSSKGFNWYWRLLATGFAFSSFGLGGLLLAITIFPAMMIILRDRAKRRKYAQFVICRGFRLFTWMLDVTGVAVAQTENIERLRSARGALIIANHPTLLDVVMILAQMDRCQCVVKHELFRNPFMAGVVSAAGFIRNNDDPKNLISQARDHLATGACILIFPEGTRTPSRRKLGQLQRGVANIAIETQVDLIPVVVHCNHDTLKKGVPWYRIPPSKIRFRLVVDAPLSFGDIADPTLSRAKQARLLTRIIKDYYLDRLTHDFAGNRT, encoded by the coding sequence ATGGCTGATAAACACGGCAGGCCGATACGGTCGTCAAAGGGCTTTAACTGGTATTGGCGGCTGCTGGCGACCGGCTTTGCCTTTTCATCCTTTGGTCTTGGCGGGCTTTTGCTGGCCATCACCATTTTCCCCGCCATGATGATCATCCTGCGCGACCGCGCCAAACGGCGCAAATACGCCCAGTTTGTCATCTGTCGCGGTTTTCGCCTTTTCACATGGATGCTTGATGTCACCGGTGTGGCCGTCGCCCAGACCGAAAATATTGAACGCCTGCGATCCGCACGTGGTGCGCTGATCATCGCCAATCATCCGACATTGCTCGATGTCGTGATGATCCTGGCCCAGATGGATCGCTGCCAGTGTGTCGTCAAACACGAACTGTTTCGCAATCCGTTCATGGCCGGTGTGGTAAGTGCGGCTGGTTTCATTCGCAATAATGATGACCCGAAAAACCTGATTTCGCAGGCGCGCGATCATCTGGCAACCGGTGCCTGTATCCTGATTTTCCCCGAAGGCACGCGCACGCCCAGCCGCCGCAAACTGGGCCAATTGCAACGCGGGGTAGCGAATATCGCGATAGAAACACAAGTCGACTTGATTCCTGTGGTTGTGCACTGTAATCACGATACCCTGAAAAAGGGGGTACCGTGGTATCGCATTCCGCCGTCGAAAATCCGTTTTCGCCTCGTGGTCGATGCACCGCTATCATTTGGGGACATTGCTGATCCGACATTAAGCCGTGCTAAACAGGCCCGTTTGCTGACCCGGATCATCAAGGATTATTATCTGGACAGACTCACGCATGACTTCGCTGGAAACAGAACTTAA
- a CDS encoding beta-ketoacyl synthase chain length factor produces the protein MSLLHARISHWAFWEDRDDRAVLKSGTAGHTEIPHTAIPIDNMTGANLARSLKLAWRRRLDLYGRAAAEVLDHTIRDGDNPHIVFASRHGNIDRTLKLLHQVATNETLSPADFSMSVHNALVGVASINWSITQSHTAISAGNDSLIAALTETLCQLTSEDGPVILCYVDLPLPDIYHDEDPDDISGTALAIRFDQPTKPDGKMFWFDPIPDHDPAPMPHRQARAIAACLGASSKTGLNLPGKSGGWAMQPHG, from the coding sequence ATGAGTTTGCTGCACGCCAGAATTTCGCACTGGGCGTTCTGGGAAGACCGCGATGATCGCGCGGTCCTGAAATCCGGAACAGCCGGGCATACCGAAATCCCGCATACCGCAATCCCGATTGACAATATGACCGGTGCCAATCTGGCGCGCAGCCTCAAACTCGCCTGGCGGCGGCGTCTGGACCTCTATGGCCGGGCCGCCGCCGAGGTGCTCGACCATACCATCCGTGATGGCGATAATCCGCATATCGTTTTTGCCTCCCGCCACGGCAATATTGATCGCACGCTGAAACTCCTCCATCAGGTCGCGACAAACGAAACCCTCTCCCCTGCGGATTTCAGCATGTCGGTGCATAACGCGCTGGTCGGGGTTGCCTCGATCAACTGGTCGATCACCCAAAGCCACACCGCGATTTCGGCTGGCAATGACAGCCTGATCGCCGCCCTCACCGAAACATTATGCCAGCTCACAAGCGAAGATGGCCCGGTCATCCTGTGCTATGTCGATCTGCCACTGCCCGATATCTACCATGACGAGGACCCGGACGACATTTCCGGCACCGCCCTTGCCATCCGCTTTGACCAGCCAACGAAACCGGACGGCAAAATGTTCTGGTTCGATCCGATCCCCGATCATGATCCCGCCCCCATGCCACACCGCCAGGCACGCGCCATCGCCGCCTGTCTGGGGGCATCGTCAAAAACCGGGTTGAACCTGCCGGGGAAATCCGGCGGCTGGGCCATGCAACCGCATGGCTGA
- a CDS encoding 4'-phosphopantetheinyl transferase family protein, which yields MKKNAIIDVKTAFGGSVLWCWQRVDDLKGDRTEKRRQSSAQAWQMLGDFGHYIWPDIAGDGTYETVRQGSGQPGLIIDGVIYCASISHSRDLVAVAIAKDPDAMIGIDIEYRDPSRDIDALSRWLFDGDADGRDFYQGWCDYEAAFKATGETDPVMQSRATLIAIETMDGFSGALARLAA from the coding sequence ATGAAAAAAAACGCAATCATCGATGTCAAGACCGCGTTTGGGGGCAGCGTTTTATGGTGCTGGCAGCGGGTCGATGATCTGAAGGGCGACCGCACGGAAAAACGCCGCCAAAGTTCGGCCCAAGCGTGGCAGATGCTGGGCGATTTTGGACATTATATCTGGCCGGATATCGCCGGGGATGGGACATATGAAACCGTGCGGCAAGGCTCGGGGCAGCCGGGCCTGATCATCGATGGTGTGATCTATTGTGCGAGTATCAGCCACAGCCGCGATCTTGTGGCGGTGGCGATTGCCAAAGACCCGGATGCCATGATCGGCATTGATATCGAGTATCGTGACCCGAGCCGTGATATCGACGCCCTGTCACGCTGGCTGTTTGACGGGGATGCGGATGGCCGGGATTTTTATCAGGGTTGGTGCGATTACGAGGCAGCCTTCAAGGCGACGGGCGAAACCGACCCGGTGATGCAGTCACGGGCCACATTGATCGCGATTGAAACGATGGATGGGTTTTCTGGCGCGCTGGCGCGTTTAGCGGCTTGA
- a CDS encoding phosphopantetheine-binding protein: MTSLETELKAFIIETLNLEDISVEDIDSEEALFVDGLGLDSIDALELGVAIQKKYDVRIDAKNEDVKTHFASVRNLAKFIQASGKEG, translated from the coding sequence ATGACTTCGCTGGAAACAGAACTTAAAGCCTTCATTATCGAGACGCTCAATCTCGAAGACATAAGTGTCGAGGATATCGACAGCGAAGAAGCCCTATTTGTCGATGGGCTCGGCCTTGATTCCATCGATGCCCTTGAACTTGGCGTTGCGATCCAGAAAAAATATGATGTCCGGATCGATGCCAAGAACGAAGATGTCAAAACCCATTTTGCATCCGTGCGCAATCTGGCGAAATTCATTCAGGCTTCGGGCAAGGAGGGGTAA